The proteins below are encoded in one region of Sphingobium yanoikuyae:
- a CDS encoding TonB-dependent receptor domain-containing protein: MRLKNVLKTGVLLSAFLYNASSFAQSAAPQADDAGAIIVTGSRIRQNPLDQDKPIVTVDQEAIARTGLSSIADVLQRIPSAGGGLNTKVNNAGNIGGPPDGTGVSSGSAEIDLRYLGAKRTLILVDGMRYVNGSAAGGIPASVDLNSIPASMIERVEVLQSGASPLYGSDAVAGVVNIITKQSQKGLDLSAQFGTYEQGDGETYDLNASYGLQSDRVSIVFGGNYVKQQSVRTADRSISRFPNPGQTSCADPIGGCSGATPNGRFMIGDEDLTLIAPVSGRPTYPGDFKNFTSADRYNFAPENYLLTPSERYGGFLNAKFEFSDNVSLRTRLVYQHRSSTTQAAPLPLFVGPDAGNGNLLDTISIDATNPYNPFGFTLSSGANGEPATYSLIARRFVEGGPRIFSQDVDTFTMQSTLEGSFGVGDKTWYWDVNGMYGSNDAHQVFTGNLNAAKLAQALGPVAGCTGDCVPFNIFGGAGSITQAMLDYVTFDQKDRSTQELWDATANLSGELFDLPGGAVGFAVGYEHRNQRASYTPDPIITAGLGADVPTSPAAGSFNVDEVYGEIRIPILADVPFFQKLELDGAVRHSNYSSFGSNTTFTVSGLWKPVSDLLLRGGYAESLRAPSIGEMHAGRSRTDQTINDPCTSAAGGSWDNPTVRANCIANGVPADGSYDEPTGGQLGVFSSGSTNLKPETAKTWTAGMVYSPAWARNGFASALSLEVNYYNIRLKNAIDSVPATLTLRRCAFDADPVSCASISRTPSGLVAGIDATLQNLNAINTDGIDGSLIYRSKPVGDGTVGLTINAAYLLSYDIKAPAELNAPTIKCAGTERCGSVDQAYPRFKATTTLDYSADAWGVSFTGRYISKVTESDGHVMGSTFYGDMQAYFSPAWLDHRTRLTIGVNNLFDKDPPACFTCDSANFDPTTYDVPGQFGYIRLSYKM, from the coding sequence ATGCGCTTGAAAAATGTCCTGAAAACCGGCGTCCTGCTGTCCGCCTTCCTTTATAACGCATCGTCTTTCGCCCAATCCGCCGCGCCGCAGGCCGATGATGCCGGGGCCATCATCGTCACCGGGTCGCGCATCCGCCAGAATCCGCTGGACCAGGACAAGCCGATCGTCACCGTCGATCAGGAAGCGATCGCGCGGACCGGCCTTTCCTCCATCGCCGACGTGCTGCAGCGCATTCCGAGCGCTGGCGGCGGCCTCAACACCAAGGTCAACAATGCCGGCAATATCGGTGGTCCGCCCGACGGCACCGGCGTCAGCTCCGGCTCGGCCGAAATCGACCTGCGTTACCTGGGCGCCAAGCGCACGCTGATCCTGGTCGACGGCATGCGCTATGTGAACGGCTCGGCCGCCGGCGGCATCCCCGCTTCGGTCGACTTGAACTCCATCCCTGCCAGCATGATCGAACGGGTCGAGGTGCTGCAGTCGGGCGCCTCCCCGCTCTATGGCTCCGACGCGGTTGCCGGCGTCGTCAACATCATTACCAAGCAGTCGCAGAAGGGCCTCGACCTGTCCGCCCAGTTCGGCACTTATGAACAAGGCGATGGCGAAACCTATGATCTCAACGCCAGCTATGGCCTGCAGTCCGATAGGGTGTCGATCGTCTTTGGCGGCAATTATGTGAAGCAGCAGAGCGTCCGCACCGCCGATCGCTCCATCTCCCGCTTCCCCAATCCGGGCCAGACGAGCTGCGCCGACCCGATCGGCGGCTGTTCCGGTGCGACGCCCAACGGCCGCTTCATGATCGGCGACGAGGATCTGACGCTGATCGCGCCGGTCAGCGGGCGCCCGACCTATCCGGGAGACTTCAAGAATTTCACTTCGGCCGATCGCTATAATTTCGCGCCGGAAAATTACCTGCTGACGCCGTCGGAACGCTATGGCGGCTTCCTCAACGCCAAGTTCGAATTTTCCGACAATGTCAGCCTGCGCACGCGGCTGGTCTATCAGCATCGCAGTTCGACCACCCAGGCCGCGCCGCTGCCGCTGTTCGTCGGCCCGGATGCGGGCAATGGCAATCTGCTCGATACGATCAGCATCGATGCGACCAATCCCTATAATCCGTTCGGCTTCACCTTGTCGTCGGGTGCCAATGGCGAGCCGGCGACCTATTCGCTGATCGCCCGTCGCTTCGTCGAGGGCGGCCCGCGCATCTTCAGCCAGGATGTCGATACCTTCACCATGCAATCGACACTCGAAGGCTCCTTCGGGGTCGGCGACAAGACATGGTATTGGGACGTCAACGGCATGTATGGCAGCAATGACGCGCATCAGGTGTTCACCGGCAACCTGAACGCCGCCAAGCTGGCCCAGGCGCTGGGGCCGGTCGCGGGCTGCACTGGCGATTGCGTACCGTTCAACATCTTCGGCGGGGCCGGGTCGATCACCCAGGCCATGCTCGACTATGTGACCTTCGACCAGAAGGATCGCAGCACGCAGGAATTGTGGGACGCCACCGCCAACCTGTCGGGCGAATTGTTCGACCTGCCGGGCGGCGCGGTCGGCTTCGCCGTCGGCTACGAGCATCGCAACCAGCGCGCCAGCTACACCCCCGACCCGATCATCACCGCGGGCCTGGGCGCCGACGTGCCGACCAGCCCGGCCGCCGGCAGCTTCAATGTCGATGAAGTCTATGGCGAAATCCGCATCCCGATCCTCGCCGACGTGCCCTTCTTCCAGAAGCTGGAACTGGACGGCGCGGTGCGCCATTCCAACTATAGCAGCTTTGGCAGCAACACGACCTTCACCGTGTCGGGCCTGTGGAAACCGGTCAGCGACCTGCTGCTGCGCGGCGGCTATGCCGAGAGCCTGCGTGCGCCCAGCATCGGCGAAATGCATGCCGGCCGGTCGCGCACCGATCAGACGATCAACGACCCCTGCACCAGCGCAGCGGGCGGATCCTGGGACAATCCGACCGTGCGCGCCAACTGCATCGCCAATGGCGTGCCGGCCGATGGCAGCTATGACGAGCCGACCGGTGGCCAGCTGGGCGTCTTTTCCAGCGGCTCGACCAACCTGAAGCCGGAAACCGCCAAGACCTGGACCGCCGGCATGGTCTACAGCCCGGCCTGGGCACGCAACGGCTTTGCCAGCGCACTCAGCCTTGAGGTCAATTATTATAATATCCGCCTAAAGAACGCGATCGACTCGGTGCCTGCGACGCTGACGCTGCGCCGCTGCGCCTTCGATGCCGATCCGGTCAGTTGCGCATCGATCAGCCGCACGCCCAGCGGTCTGGTCGCCGGCATCGACGCCACGCTGCAGAATCTCAACGCCATCAACACCGACGGCATCGACGGATCTTTGATCTATCGCTCCAAGCCGGTGGGCGACGGCACGGTCGGTCTGACGATCAATGCCGCCTATCTGCTGAGCTATGACATCAAGGCCCCGGCCGAGTTGAATGCCCCCACGATCAAATGCGCCGGCACCGAACGCTGCGGTTCGGTCGACCAGGCCTATCCGCGCTTCAAGGCGACCACCACGCTCGACTATTCGGCCGATGCCTGGGGCGTTTCCTTCACCGGCCGCTATATCAGCAAGGTGACCGAGAGCGACGGCCATGTCATGGGATCGACCTTCTATGGCGACATGCAGGCCTATTTCTCGCCGGCCTGGCTCGACCATCGCACCCGGCTGACGATCGGCGTCAACAACCTGTTCGACAAGGATCCGCCGGCCTGCTTCACCTGCGACAGCGCCAATTTCGACCCGACCACCTATGATGTGCCGGGCCAGTTCGGTTACATCCGCCTGTCCTACAAGATGTAA
- the rimO gene encoding 30S ribosomal protein S12 methylthiotransferase RimO, with the protein MCAPIMATKIPDAPKIGMVSLGCPKNLVDSERILTKLRSDGYQMSADYAGADVVLVNTCGFLDSAKEESLEAIGEAMAENGRVIVTGCMGDEADVIRAKFPQVLAVTGAHQYEQVVNAVHDASPPIPNAFIDLVPEGGLKLTPRHYSYLKISEGCNHRCSFCIIPSIRGDLVSRRIDAVLREAEKLVAAGTKELLVISQDTSAYGVDTRHEPRMWKGHEVRAHMTDMARELGQLRTADGVAPWVRLHYVYPYPHVDHVIPLMAEGLLTPYLDIPFQHASPSVLKTMKRPANEAKVLDRIRKWRDICPDIAIRSSFVVGFPGETEADFQYLLDWLDEAQLDRVGAFRFEPVEGAAANDLPGAVPEEVKEERYQRIMEKTAAISAAKLQAKVGRVMPVIIDEVGEPDEEDGSIGATARSQADAPEIDGNVFLRDVGEGRKAGDMFDVLIEDADDHDLYGVPA; encoded by the coding sequence ATGTGCGCGCCGATCATGGCAACCAAAATCCCAGACGCGCCGAAGATCGGCATGGTTTCGCTCGGCTGTCCGAAGAACCTGGTCGACTCCGAACGTATCCTGACCAAGCTGCGTTCCGACGGCTATCAGATGTCCGCCGACTATGCCGGCGCCGACGTCGTGCTGGTCAACACCTGCGGCTTCCTAGATTCCGCCAAGGAGGAATCGCTCGAGGCGATCGGCGAGGCCATGGCCGAAAATGGCCGCGTCATCGTGACCGGTTGCATGGGCGACGAAGCGGACGTGATCCGCGCGAAATTCCCGCAGGTGCTGGCCGTTACCGGCGCGCATCAATATGAGCAGGTGGTCAATGCGGTGCATGATGCATCGCCGCCCATCCCCAATGCCTTCATCGATCTGGTGCCCGAGGGCGGGCTAAAGCTCACGCCGCGCCATTACAGCTATCTGAAGATTTCAGAGGGCTGCAACCATCGCTGCTCCTTCTGCATCATCCCCTCGATCCGCGGCGACCTGGTGTCGCGCCGGATCGACGCAGTGCTGCGCGAGGCGGAAAAGCTGGTCGCGGCCGGCACCAAGGAGTTGCTGGTCATCAGCCAGGACACCTCGGCCTATGGCGTCGACACCCGCCACGAGCCGCGCATGTGGAAGGGCCATGAGGTCCGCGCCCATATGACCGATATGGCGCGCGAACTGGGCCAGTTGCGCACGGCGGACGGCGTCGCCCCCTGGGTGCGCCTCCATTATGTCTACCCCTATCCCCATGTCGACCATGTCATCCCGCTGATGGCCGAGGGGCTGCTGACGCCCTATCTCGACATCCCCTTCCAGCATGCCTCGCCGAGCGTGCTCAAGACGATGAAGCGCCCGGCCAACGAAGCCAAGGTGCTGGATCGCATTCGCAAGTGGCGCGACATCTGCCCCGACATCGCGATCCGCTCCAGCTTCGTCGTCGGCTTCCCCGGCGAGACCGAGGCGGACTTCCAGTATCTGCTCGACTGGCTGGACGAGGCGCAGCTCGACCGCGTCGGCGCCTTCCGCTTCGAGCCGGTCGAGGGCGCTGCCGCCAATGACCTGCCAGGCGCGGTGCCCGAAGAGGTCAAGGAAGAACGCTATCAGCGGATCATGGAAAAGACCGCCGCGATCAGCGCCGCCAAGCTGCAGGCCAAGGTCGGCCGGGTCATGCCGGTGATCATCGACGAGGTCGGCGAGCCCGACGAGGAAGATGGCAGCATCGGCGCCACCGCGCGCAGCCAGGCTGACGCGCCGGAAATCGACGGCAATGTCTTCCTGCGCGACGTCGGCGAAGGCCGCAAGGCCGGCGACATGTTCGACGTGCTGATCGAGGATGCCGACGATCACGACCTGTACGGCGTGCCGGCCTGA
- a CDS encoding DUF4163 domain-containing protein, with protein sequence MRAGWGNGSTGLLLAALLLSGCSKSTEDDTPGGNMPANATMRAFVDRMAGTTRPAAPPAKPFEQSDKTELLEFLYAYPAQAAAIPTLVDRFAHAMAENKADALKMATQDRDSARKAGFPFHAHSRETRWSVMADTPRFLALESANYMYTGGAHGMTGYEALLWDKERRRETDFGALLTSEPAFATAIHDNFCKALDQARAEKRGAPVVPGDDDFTKCIDPMKQVLAPTSRDGKLIDGIQVTIGPYGAGPYAEGSYDIKLPVDAAIYKAIKTEYQDAFARP encoded by the coding sequence ATGCGGGCAGGGTGGGGGAACGGGTCGACGGGCCTGCTGCTCGCAGCCCTGTTGCTGTCCGGCTGCTCGAAATCGACTGAGGATGACACGCCCGGCGGCAACATGCCCGCCAATGCGACGATGCGCGCCTTTGTCGACCGCATGGCCGGCACCACGCGACCCGCTGCCCCACCCGCCAAACCATTCGAGCAGTCGGACAAGACCGAACTGCTGGAATTTCTCTACGCCTATCCGGCGCAGGCGGCGGCGATCCCGACGCTGGTCGATCGCTTCGCCCACGCCATGGCCGAGAACAAGGCCGATGCGCTCAAGATGGCGACGCAGGACCGGGATTCGGCCAGGAAAGCGGGTTTCCCCTTCCACGCCCATAGCCGCGAGACGCGCTGGAGCGTGATGGCCGATACGCCGCGCTTCCTGGCGCTCGAATCCGCCAATTACATGTATACCGGCGGCGCCCATGGCATGACCGGCTATGAAGCGCTGCTGTGGGACAAGGAACGGCGGCGCGAGACCGATTTCGGCGCGCTGCTGACGTCCGAACCGGCCTTTGCAACGGCCATCCACGACAATTTCTGCAAAGCGCTGGACCAAGCGCGGGCGGAAAAGCGCGGCGCGCCGGTGGTGCCGGGCGATGACGACTTCACAAAATGCATCGATCCGATGAAGCAGGTGCTGGCGCCGACATCGCGCGACGGCAAGTTGATCGACGGCATCCAGGTGACGATCGGCCCCTATGGCGCCGGCCCCTATGCCGAGGGCAGCTATGACATCAAGCTGCCGGTCGATGCGGCGATCTACAAGGCGATCAAGACCGAATATCAGGATGCCTTCGCCAGGCCCTGA
- a CDS encoding leucyl aminopeptidase family protein — MTEFADLLKADNGQPARSIQLIEAAELDAWFTAQPERVRALISAQKFHAKPNEYAIVPGEGQSDWSVVAGVAKRDALGSWCLARLAESLPEGSYRLTEGSTGAAALGWLTAQYRFERYRKDEGAAGPRILLTGDVARIEAIVQQAEAVALVRDLVNTPAADMGPQDLEDAVRQLAQAHGGDVQVTRGDALEQGFPMIHAVGKAADKSFAPRLIEMSWGDPSAPRIAVVGKGICFDSGGLDIKPSSGMRLMKKDMGGAAHAIALARLIIGARLPVRLHLLVPTAENAISGNAFRPGDILRSRQGLTVEIGNTDAEGRLVLGDALTRAGEEKPELIVDFATLTGAARVAVGPDLPALFTNDEALATDIAAAGTAVDDPTWRLPLWDGYYDMLKSDIADMNNAGEGGFAGAVTAALFLQRFVPEGTAWIHLDTFAWRPAARPGRPKGGEALGLRAVFRLLQQRYDGAR, encoded by the coding sequence ATGACCGAATTTGCCGACCTGCTCAAAGCCGATAATGGCCAGCCCGCCCGTTCCATCCAGTTGATCGAAGCGGCCGAGCTGGACGCCTGGTTCACCGCCCAGCCCGAGCGGGTCCGCGCCCTGATCAGCGCTCAGAAATTCCACGCCAAGCCGAACGAATATGCGATCGTCCCCGGCGAGGGGCAGAGCGACTGGTCGGTCGTGGCCGGGGTCGCCAAGCGCGACGCGCTCGGCAGCTGGTGCCTGGCCAGGCTAGCCGAAAGCCTGCCCGAGGGCAGCTATCGCCTGACCGAGGGTAGCACCGGCGCGGCGGCGCTGGGCTGGCTGACGGCGCAATATCGGTTCGAACGCTATCGCAAGGATGAGGGCGCGGCCGGCCCGCGCATACTGCTGACCGGCGACGTCGCCCGGATCGAGGCGATCGTGCAGCAGGCCGAGGCGGTGGCGCTGGTCCGCGACCTGGTGAACACGCCGGCCGCCGACATGGGACCGCAGGATCTGGAAGATGCCGTGCGCCAGTTGGCACAGGCCCATGGCGGCGACGTGCAGGTGACGCGCGGCGACGCGCTGGAGCAGGGTTTCCCGATGATCCATGCCGTCGGCAAGGCGGCGGACAAGAGCTTTGCCCCGCGCCTCATCGAAATGAGCTGGGGCGATCCCAGTGCGCCGCGCATTGCCGTGGTCGGCAAGGGCATCTGCTTCGACAGCGGCGGCCTCGACATCAAGCCATCATCGGGCATGCGCCTGATGAAGAAGGATATGGGCGGCGCGGCCCATGCGATTGCGCTGGCCCGGCTGATCATCGGCGCGCGCCTGCCGGTGCGGCTGCACCTGCTGGTGCCGACCGCCGAAAATGCCATCAGCGGCAATGCCTTCCGCCCCGGCGACATATTGCGCAGCCGGCAGGGGCTCACCGTGGAGATCGGCAATACCGACGCCGAAGGGCGGCTGGTGCTGGGCGATGCACTGACCCGCGCGGGCGAGGAAAAGCCCGAGCTGATCGTGGACTTCGCCACCCTGACCGGCGCGGCGCGCGTCGCCGTCGGCCCGGACCTGCCGGCGCTGTTCACCAATGACGAGGCGCTGGCGACCGACATCGCGGCGGCCGGCACGGCGGTCGACGACCCGACCTGGCGCCTGCCGCTGTGGGACGGCTATTATGACATGCTGAAGTCCGACATTGCCGACATGAACAATGCCGGCGAAGGCGGCTTTGCCGGCGCGGTGACCGCCGCCCTGTTCCTGCAGCGTTTCGTGCCGGAGGGCACGGCCTGGATTCACCTCGACACCTTCGCCTGGCGACCGGCGGCGCGTCCGGGCCGGCCCAAGGGCGGCGAGGCGCTGGGCCTGCGCGCGGTCTTCCGCCTGCTCCAGCAGCGCTATGACGGCGCGCGATAG
- a CDS encoding MarR family transcriptional regulator: protein MNALASPQQAAQIDRPGIQPLSQWMRTLVDYVRSGKPDLTNRQMALMLTVYIGDGPHTVRGLAEQLHVSKPVITRALNKLSALGYLRRERDAADRRNIFITRTSKGAEFLDAFHHFIAGTARDDRPDQHHAERTA from the coding sequence ATGAACGCGCTCGCTTCCCCGCAACAGGCCGCCCAGATCGACCGTCCCGGCATACAGCCGCTCAGCCAGTGGATGCGGACCCTGGTGGATTATGTGCGGTCGGGAAAACCCGACCTCACCAACCGCCAGATGGCCCTGATGCTGACCGTCTATATCGGCGATGGTCCGCATACGGTGCGCGGCCTGGCCGAACAGTTGCATGTGTCCAAGCCGGTCATCACCCGCGCGCTGAACAAGCTTTCGGCGCTCGGCTATCTCCGACGAGAGCGGGATGCGGCCGATCGGCGCAATATTTTCATCACCCGCACGTCGAAGGGCGCGGAATTCCTTGACGCCTTTCACCATTTCATCGCAGGAACCGCGCGCGATGACAGGCCAGATCAACACCACGCGGAACGCACCGCCTGA
- a CDS encoding C40 family peptidase yields MTGQINTTRNAPPERTRFKLDGRSVALDHRVHAARGDLADISLAGVLFSAHYARAVELTCVAPGAPILSQPSHNAEAVSELLRGESFHALDVTTDWAWGFCGHDGYVGYIRRDALDVKEAVSHRIVNQSAPLFSRADIKAPIADHWPLGARFGGEAEDSFLATGDGFIHGRHAAPLDSRESDWVAVAQRYLGQPYVWGGRGHRGIDCSGLVQVALGECGIAVPRDTDLQCEGIGAPIEASVPLQRGDLIFFPGHVGIMTDATHMLHANAHWMAVVVEPLADVVARLAPDHEQPIIARRRIAP; encoded by the coding sequence ATGACAGGCCAGATCAACACCACGCGGAACGCACCGCCTGAAAGAACCCGGTTCAAGCTGGACGGCAGATCCGTAGCGCTCGACCACCGCGTCCATGCGGCGCGTGGCGACCTTGCGGACATCTCGCTCGCCGGCGTGCTCTTTTCCGCCCATTATGCCCGCGCGGTCGAACTGACCTGCGTGGCGCCCGGCGCGCCGATCCTGTCCCAGCCCTCGCACAATGCCGAGGCGGTCAGCGAATTGCTGCGTGGCGAAAGTTTCCATGCGCTCGACGTCACGACCGACTGGGCCTGGGGCTTTTGCGGGCATGATGGCTATGTCGGCTATATCCGCCGCGACGCGCTGGACGTGAAGGAGGCGGTCAGCCACCGCATCGTCAACCAGAGCGCGCCGCTGTTCAGCCGCGCCGACATCAAGGCACCGATCGCCGATCATTGGCCGCTGGGCGCCCGCTTCGGCGGCGAGGCCGAGGACAGTTTCCTCGCGACCGGCGACGGCTTCATCCATGGCCGCCATGCCGCCCCGCTCGACTCGCGGGAAAGCGACTGGGTCGCGGTGGCGCAGCGCTATCTCGGCCAGCCCTATGTCTGGGGCGGCCGTGGCCATCGCGGCATCGACTGTTCGGGGCTGGTGCAGGTGGCGCTGGGCGAATGCGGCATCGCCGTGCCGCGCGACACCGACCTGCAGTGCGAGGGCATTGGCGCGCCGATCGAGGCGAGCGTGCCGTTGCAGCGCGGCGACCTGATCTTCTTCCCCGGCCATGTCGGGATCATGACCGACGCCACCCATATGCTGCACGCCAACGCCCATTGGATGGCCGTGGTGGTCGAGCCGCTGGCCGATGTCGTCGCTCGGCTGGCGCCCGATCATGAACAGCCGATCATCGCGCGGCGGAGGATTGCCCCATGA
- the argC gene encoding N-acetyl-gamma-glutamyl-phosphate reductase, translating into MTTKIFIDGGHGTTGIEIADRLADRPELSLITVDEKDRRNMAARRDALNAADIVILCLPDDAARESVSMIDNDRTRVIDASTAHRVADGWTYGFPELEPGHRERLANSRFVANPGCWPTGFLGLVRPLVLAGLLPVDWPVTVSGASGYSGGGKAMIAEYEGAEGAPTAFRAYGLSLAHKHVPEMTRYSGLAHPPLFAPAVANAYRGMLVEVPLQLRAMPGTPSPADIHAALAAAYAGSPTVSVTPLADSEAMAQIEVEHVGATDRLSLSVFGNAQSGQARLVATLDNLGKGAAGAAVQNLNILAGLPETAGLRL; encoded by the coding sequence ATGACGACGAAGATCTTCATCGACGGCGGCCATGGCACCACCGGCATCGAGATTGCCGATCGCCTGGCCGACCGGCCCGAACTGTCGCTGATCACGGTCGACGAGAAGGATCGCCGCAACATGGCGGCCCGGCGCGACGCGCTGAACGCGGCCGATATCGTGATCCTGTGCCTGCCCGACGATGCCGCGCGCGAATCCGTGTCGATGATCGACAATGACCGCACCCGCGTGATCGACGCATCGACCGCACACCGCGTCGCCGACGGCTGGACCTATGGCTTCCCCGAACTGGAACCGGGCCATCGCGAGCGACTGGCCAACAGCCGCTTCGTCGCCAATCCAGGCTGCTGGCCGACCGGCTTTCTGGGCCTGGTCCGTCCGCTGGTGCTGGCCGGCCTGCTGCCGGTGGACTGGCCGGTGACGGTATCGGGCGCGTCGGGCTATTCGGGTGGCGGCAAGGCGATGATCGCGGAATATGAGGGCGCCGAGGGCGCGCCGACCGCCTTCCGCGCCTATGGCCTGAGCCTGGCGCACAAGCATGTGCCGGAAATGACCCGCTATTCGGGTCTGGCCCATCCGCCGCTGTTCGCCCCGGCCGTCGCCAACGCCTATCGTGGCATGCTGGTGGAAGTGCCGCTCCAACTGCGCGCCATGCCCGGCACGCCATCCCCGGCAGACATCCATGCCGCGCTGGCCGCCGCCTATGCAGGATCGCCGACCGTCAGCGTGACGCCGCTGGCCGACAGCGAAGCCATGGCACAGATTGAGGTCGAGCATGTCGGCGCGACCGACCGCCTGTCGCTGTCGGTGTTCGGCAATGCGCAGAGCGGCCAGGCGCGTCTGGTCGCCACGCTCGACAATCTGGGCAAGGGTGCGGCGGGCGCCGCCGTGCAGAATCTCAACATCCTGGCCGGCCTGCCGGAAACCGCGGGGCTGCGGCTCTAA
- a CDS encoding PQQ-dependent sugar dehydrogenase yields MKKHFIAIPLVALVIAGGAFLYFAQGDTAQLPAGADVGREPRFTAPRNEFFPTVNIAEVKPWKAGEKPVAAKGLVVERFAEGLSHPRSLLRLPNGDILTAETNSQPRPQTGIVSRVMNFLMNKAGAGVPSPDRISLLRDTDGDGKADTKTVFLSGLYSPYGMALIGDTLYVANTNALMAFPYKEGETKISDKGRKILNLPAQAPNMHWTRSLTVGPNGLLYVGVGSNSNIGENGLESEANRAAVLEVNPKTGDYRIYASGLRNPVGLAFEPRSGVLWGVVNERDMLGGDLVPDYLTRVEFGAFYGWPWNYWGGYEDRRVQPQRPEIREYTKRPDYALGNHVAPLGLSFSKDAQLGAAYGNGAFVGLHGSWNRKPAAGYKVVFIPFEDNGEVGKAKPTDVLTGFLDAQGAARGRPVDVTVDAKGALLVADDVGGVVWRVTRAQ; encoded by the coding sequence ATGAAGAAGCATTTCATCGCCATCCCCCTCGTCGCGCTGGTCATTGCCGGCGGCGCCTTCCTCTATTTCGCGCAGGGCGACACGGCCCAGTTGCCGGCCGGCGCCGATGTCGGTCGGGAACCGCGCTTCACCGCGCCGCGCAACGAGTTTTTCCCGACGGTCAACATCGCCGAAGTGAAGCCGTGGAAGGCGGGCGAGAAGCCGGTCGCCGCCAAGGGCCTAGTGGTCGAGCGCTTCGCCGAGGGGCTGAGCCATCCGCGATCGCTGCTGCGCCTGCCCAATGGCGACATATTGACGGCCGAGACCAACAGCCAACCCCGCCCGCAGACCGGCATCGTCAGCCGGGTGATGAATTTCCTGATGAACAAGGCCGGCGCCGGCGTCCCCTCGCCCGACCGCATCAGCCTGCTGCGCGACACCGATGGCGACGGCAAGGCGGACACCAAGACGGTGTTCCTGAGCGGCCTCTATTCGCCCTATGGCATGGCGCTGATCGGCGACACCCTCTATGTCGCCAACACCAATGCGCTGATGGCCTTCCCCTATAAGGAAGGCGAAACCAAGATCAGCGACAAGGGGCGCAAGATCCTGAACCTGCCCGCCCAGGCGCCGAACATGCACTGGACCCGCAGCCTGACCGTCGGCCCCAACGGGCTGCTCTATGTCGGCGTCGGATCGAACAGCAATATCGGCGAGAATGGCCTGGAAAGCGAAGCGAACCGCGCCGCCGTGCTGGAGGTCAATCCCAAGACCGGCGACTATCGCATCTATGCGTCGGGCCTGCGCAATCCGGTCGGCCTGGCGTTCGAACCCAGGAGCGGCGTGCTGTGGGGCGTGGTCAATGAGCGCGACATGCTGGGCGGCGACCTGGTCCCCGACTATCTGACCCGCGTCGAGTTCGGTGCCTTCTATGGCTGGCCGTGGAATTACTGGGGCGGCTATGAGGATCGCCGGGTCCAGCCGCAGCGGCCGGAAATCCGCGAATATACCAAGCGCCCCGACTATGCGCTGGGCAATCATGTCGCGCCGCTGGGCCTGAGCTTCTCCAAGGATGCGCAGCTTGGCGCCGCCTATGGCAATGGCGCCTTTGTCGGCCTGCATGGCAGCTGGAACCGCAAGCCGGCCGCCGGCTACAAGGTCGTGTTCATTCCGTTCGAGGATAATGGCGAAGTCGGCAAGGCCAAGCCGACCGACGTCCTGACCGGATTCCTCGATGCACAGGGCGCGGCGCGTGGCCGCCCGGTCGACGTGACCGTGGACGCCAAGGGCGCACTGCTGGTGGCGGACGATGTCGGCGGTGTCGTCTGGCGGGTGACCCGCGCACAATAA